The following is a genomic window from Micromonospora cathayae.
CGTGCCCGGTGGGTGTCCCCCGCCGCGTACGGTCCGTCCGATCCGACGATCCCGGGAGGCCAAGATGGAGAGCCGACTGAAGGTGCTGGGGCACCCCGTACACCCGATGCTGGTGATGTTCCCGTTCGGCCTGCTGGTGACCGCGGTCTTCTTCGACGTGGTCGACACGCTCGGCGGCCCCGCCGTCCTCGGCGAGGTGGCGTACTGGAACATCAGCGTGGCCCTGGTGATGGGGGTGCTGGCCGCCGCCGCGGGGGCCTTCGACCTGCTCGCCATCCCGACCGGTACCCGGGCCAAGCGGGTGGCGCTCACCCACGCCGCCGCCAACCTGGCGGTGATCCTGCTCTTCGCCGCCGTCTGGGTGGTCCGGTTCAACGCGGACTCGCGGGCGGCCGGAGGCGCGCTCATCGCGATCGAGGTGGTCGCTCTGGCCCTGCTGGGCATCAGCGGCTGGCTCGGCGGGGAACTCGTCGACCGGCTCGGCGTCGGGGTCGACCGGGAGGCCGACCTGAATGCGCCCAGCTCGCTGCGCCCCTCGGCGACCGCGCACCGGGTCGGGGAGGCACGGTGAGCGAGCCGCACGGCGACGGCTCGGGCCGGGGCTGGCGCGGCCGGCAGCCGGGGGGCTGGGACCCGATGGGCGAGTTGCAGTCGCTGCGCGCCGAGCTGAGCCGGCTGGTCGGCGGCCGGTCCGGCCCGCCCGAGGTGGAGCTGACCGAGACCGCCGACGGGTGGGAGGTCGTCGTCCGGCTGCCCGGGGTGGCCCCGGAGGAGGTGGCCGTCGAACTCGACGACCGGGAACTCTGCGTGCGGGCCCGGTCGGAAGCCGAGGTCAACGCCGACCACGGCATCCCCGGCGGGCTGGAGACCCGGGGCTTCGAGTACCGGATCGACCTGCCGTCCCGGGTGGAACCGGACGCGATCGACGCGGTGATGGACCACGGTCTGCTCCGGGTCCGGCTGCCCCGGGCGGCCCGACCCGCGCCGCGCACCATCACCATCGGCCAGCTGCGCTCCACCAACGGCAGCCGGGGCCACCGGGGCTCCGCCGCGTCGGCCGACCGGGGTACGCCCGGCCTGGTCGACCGGGCCGCCGAGCGGGAGCTGCACCACCCGGACGCCACCGACGAGATCGACCGGCCGTAGCGGAAATGGTCGCCCCGGCCCTCCTCGAACCGGTCGCCGACCGGGTACCGGACGTCGAGCGGATCGCCGTGCTGCGGGCCAACGCGCTCGGCGACTTCGTCTTCGTCCTGCCCGCCCTGGACGCGCTGCGGGCCGCGTACCCGGAGGCGGAGCTGGTGCTGCTCGGCGCGCCCTGGCACGCGGAGCTGTTGCGCGACCGGCCCGGCCCGGTGGACCGGGTGCTGGTGGTGCCCCCGGCCCCGGGCATCCGGGACCCGGTACGGGGCGAGCCGGCGTCGGAGCCGGCCCGCTTCCTGGCCGCCGCCCGGGCGGAACGCTTCGACCTGGCGCTGCAACTGCACGGCGGGGGCGGCAACTCGAACCCGCTCGTCAACGGGCTCGGGGCGCGGCTCACCGCCGGGCTGCGGGCCGAGGACGCGCCCCCGCTGGACCGCTGGATCCGGTACGTCTACTACCAGAACGAGGTGCTGCGCTACCTGGAGGTCGTCGGGCTGGTGGGCGCGCCCGCCACCACCGTCGTACCGCGCTTCCCGGTCACCGACGCCGACCGGGCCGAGGCGCGGCGGGTGCTCGGCGACCCGGACCGGCCGAGGGTCGCGCTGCACCCCGGCGCGACCGACACCCGGCGACGCTGGCCGGCCGGCCGGTTCGCCGAGGTGGCCCGGGAACTCGTCGCCGACGGGTACGAGGTGCTGGTCACCGGCACCCCCGCCGAACAGGAACTGGTCGACCGGGTGGTCGCCGCCGCCAAGGTGCCGGTACGCCCCCAGGTCGGCACGCTCGACCTCGGCGCGCTGGCCGCCTGCTACGCCGGCTGCGCCCTGGTGATCTCCAACGACACCGGCCCGCTGCACCTGGCGGCGGCGGTGGGCGCGGCGACGATCGGGGTGTACTGGGTCGGCAACCTGATCAACTCGGGGCACCTGCTGCGTGGCCGGCACCGCCCGATCATGTCCTGGACGGTGCACTGCCCGGTCTGCGGCGTCGACTGCACCCGGGGCGTGTACCCGGCCCGACCCGGCGACGGCGAGTGCCCGCACCGGGACTCCTTCGTCACCGACGTACCCACCGTGGAGGTCGTCGAGACAGCCCGCGAACTGCTCAGAGCCGGGTGACGACCACCTGCCACGCCTCGACGTCCCGTTCGGTCACGGTGGTCGGTGACTCCAGGTGGTACGCCCCGCTGGGCACGATGCCGGCCCCGCCGTACCGGGCGAGCACGGCGAGCTGGGCGGCCACGTCCTCGCCCTGGTGCCGTTCGTGCAGCAGCCGCCAGAAGTCGAAGCCGCCCGCCGCGACCAGCGCGGCCCGGTCGTAGAGCACGCAGCCACCGATCCAGGAGACCCGGTACGCCCGCCAGGCCCCCGGCGGCAGGTCCAGCTGCTCGGTCACGTGCAGCAGGTTCGCCGCGGAGTGGATCGACGCCCGCTGCCACTCGGGGGTGTCGGGGCGTACGGTCTCGGGGACCGGCCGGCCGGTCCACTCCCGGTAGTGCCGGTGGGTCTCCGGGCGCACGTCGTCGGCGTAGGACAGCCCGTGCACCGCGTTGCCGACGAACCCGCAGCCCAGCTCGCCGATCGCGGTGACCAGCCGGCGCAGGGTGCCCGGTTCCAGCCAGACGTCGTCGTCGAGGCAGAGCACGTACCGGGCGGTCGAGCGGTCCAGCAGGTACGCCCGGTGCTCGGCCAGCCCGCGTCTCGGCAGCCGCCGGGTCAGCAGCACCGGACAGCCCCGGTGCCGCAGCGCCCGGACCATGGTGGCGGCGGCCGGATGCCGCCAGCCCGGCTCGCCGTCGGACTGGTCGCTGACCACCACCCCGAACCCGGGTACGCCCTCCTGGGCGGCCAGCCCGGAGAGGGTGACCGCCAGTTCGGTGGGCCGGTTGCGGGTGGGGATCAGCACGTCCAGCGTCCGCTCCCGGCGGAACGCGTCCGGCGTACCGGGGTCGAGCGGGCGATTCACGGTGTCCGGCCGGTCAGCGTGCCCCGGTCGCCGTTCCCGTTCGGGTAGGGCTCCCGGTCGCCGTTGCCGTTCGGGTAGGGCTCCCGGTCGCCGTTCCCGTTCGGGGCGGGCTCCCCGGTGGACACCTGCTGGGCGCGGATCCGCTCGATGATCGCCGAGGTGGACCGGTCGGGGACGTACCCGAGGGTGCGTACCTGCCCGCCGAGGCGACGGACCAGTGGTGCCTCGGGCACCATCTCGGGCGGGTAGTCGCCGCCCTTGACGTACACGTCCGGGCGGACCGTCTCGATCAGCACGGCCGGGGAGTCCTCCTCGAAGACCACCACGTGGTCCACACAGGAGAGCGCGGCGAGCAGCGCGCTGCGGTCCTCGACCGGGTTGACCGGCCGGTCCGGGCCCTTGAGCCGGCGTACGCTGTCGTCCGAGTTGACCGCGACGATCAGCAGGTCACCCAGTTCGGCGGCCTGTTGCAGGTAGCGCACGTGCCCGGGGTGCAGCACGTCGAAGCAGCCGTTGGTGAAGACCACCGAGCGGCCCGCATCGCGGTGTTCCGCCACGATGGCCGCCAGGTCGTCGGGGGTTACCACCACCGTACGCCCGGCCCCGGCGGCGTCGACGCCGAGCGCGGCGAGCAGGTCCTGCCGGCGGCACACGCAGGTGCCGGTGTCCGAGACGGTGATGGTCGCGGCGAGCTGGGCCAGTTGGGCGGCGGTCGGCAGTGGCGCTTCGGCGGCCAGCGCCAGGGTCATCGCGGCCAGGTAGGCGTCGCCGGCCCCCACCGCGTGGCTGGCCGGGACCGGGGTGGCGCGGCTGCGCCGGGACTCGCCCTCGGCCCCGCCGACGACCGCGCCCTCGGTGTCCAGGGTGACCGCCACCACGTCGGCTCCGGTGTGTTCGCGCAGTTCGGCGAGGCGGGCCTGGGCGAGCAGGACCCGGTCGGTGCTGGTCTGCTCCGCGTCGTCCGGGGCGGACGGACCGTTCGGGCCGGCGGCCCGGTGGGGTCCGCCGCCGTTGGCGGTCCGGGGTCCGTCCGTCGCGGCGATGGTCACGCCGGTACCGGTGATGCTGAGGCCGTCCCCGGTCAGCGACATCCGCTCCTCGCCGGGGGTCGGCTCGCCGGTCGGGCCGGTGGCGGGCGGCACGTCCGCGTGCGTCCGTTCGCCGCCCCGGGCCGTCCGGGCCGCGCCCGGGGCGGTGCCGACGACGAGTTCGGACGGGCCGTCCGGCGGGTCGGGATGAAGAGCGACGTCCGCCGCACCGGCCGGGTGCGCGGCGGCGGCGTTGGCGCGGGCGAGCAGCCGGGTGGCCTCGGCGAAGCTGGGGGTCACCACGGTCGGGGCGAGCCCCCGCCAGTCGGCCAGGTCGTGCGCGTCCAGGGCCACGGTGGCGAAGCGGTGCCGGTTCGCGACCAGCCAGGCGCGGATCGGCGCGGAGAGCGCCCCGAGGCCGTAGTCGCAGACCACCAGGGTCGGTACGCTCCCGCCGCTGGCGGCCCGCAGTTCCTCGATCGCGCACTCCACCGCCGTGATCAACCGGGCCACCCCGTCGTCGGTCAGCACGTCGTCGGGCTCGCCGGAGTCCTCGCGCAGCAGGATCTGGTTGCCGGCGAGCATCCGGCGTTTGACCGGGGTGTGCCGGCCGGGCTGGTTGACCGTCCGGTCCCAGACGCCGGCCCGGTCCAGGCAGTCGTGTAGTTCGTCCCCGGCCACGTCCGCGCCGACCGGCGCGACCAGCGCGGCCAGGCCACCGAGGGCGGCCAGGTTGACCGCCGTGTTCGCCGCGCCGCCGGCGGCGGAGATGCGCCGTCGGAGGGTGAGCACCGGGGCGGGCGCCTCCCGGCAGAGCCGGTCGGAGTCGGCGAACCGCCACTCGTCGAGCATGGCGTCACCGATGACCAGGACGGGTCGGGCCCGCCAGCTCTCCACGACGGTGGCGAGCCTGCGCTGTTCCGCTGCTGCTCCTGCCATACCCTGCGGGATCCCCGCACCTCCCCAGGTCAAACCCGGTCCCCGGTCCGCCGCCGGCAGTGGCGGACCGCACGCCGTGTTTCGTCCCTTCCGCCCCGGGAACCCCAACCAGGAACAGGAGAAGCGGAGTCACCGAGGACGAGACGGAAGGAGACTGGCTGATGGCAGGGCGAGTACTGGAGGGCAAGCGGGTCGCGTTCCTCGCCACCGACGGCGTGGAGGAGGTGGAGTACGTCCAGCCGCGCGAGGCGGTGGAGAAGGCCGGGGCGCGGACCGAGCTGGTCTCGCTGAAGGCCGGGAAGGTCACGGCGTTCAACCACCTCGACCCGTCGACGTCGTACGACGTGGACGTGCCGGTCGCGCAGGCGGACGCCGGGGCGTACGACGCGTTGGTGCTGCCCGGTGGGGTGGCGAACCCGGACTTCCTGCGCACCGACCCGGACGCGGTCCGGTTCGTCCGGAGTTTCCAGGAGCAGGGCAAGCCGATCGGGGTGATCTGCCACGGTCCGTGGACGTTGATCGAGGCGGACGTGGTGCGGGGCCGGCGGATGACGAGCTGGCCGAGCCTGCGTACCGACCTGACGAACGCCGGGGCGGACTGGGTGGACGAGGAGTGCGTGGTCGACGGCAACCTGGTGAGCAGCCGGAAGCCGGACGACCTGCCGGCGTTCTGCGCCGCGATCGTCGAGCGGTTCGCGAGGTAGTGCTCCCCGTACCTCAGGCGGGGGCGCGGTCGGCACCTCCGGTGGGGGCGCGGTCGGCACCTCCGGTGGGGGCGCGGTCGGCGGCGGAGGCCGCCCAGGCCGCGTCCTCCGCCTGTTTGCGGGCCAGCCCGCTCCGGCCGTCGTACCGGACGAAGGCGGGCAGCAGGGCGGCGAGCGCGACGGTGCCGACCACGCAGAGCACCCCGCCGGAGACGATGGAGCCGTTGACGCCGATCCACCGGGCGGCCAACCCGGAGCGGAGCTGACCGAGCAGCGGGCCGGTGGAGTAGGACAGCATCTCGATGCCGGCGAGCCGGCCGCGCAGGTGGTCGGGGAT
Proteins encoded in this region:
- a CDS encoding DUF2231 domain-containing protein; this translates as MESRLKVLGHPVHPMLVMFPFGLLVTAVFFDVVDTLGGPAVLGEVAYWNISVALVMGVLAAAAGAFDLLAIPTGTRAKRVALTHAAANLAVILLFAAVWVVRFNADSRAAGGALIAIEVVALALLGISGWLGGELVDRLGVGVDREADLNAPSSLRPSATAHRVGEAR
- a CDS encoding Hsp20/alpha crystallin family protein, with protein sequence MSEPHGDGSGRGWRGRQPGGWDPMGELQSLRAELSRLVGGRSGPPEVELTETADGWEVVVRLPGVAPEEVAVELDDRELCVRARSEAEVNADHGIPGGLETRGFEYRIDLPSRVEPDAIDAVMDHGLLRVRLPRAARPAPRTITIGQLRSTNGSRGHRGSAASADRGTPGLVDRAAERELHHPDATDEIDRP
- a CDS encoding glycosyltransferase family 9 protein; this encodes MVAPALLEPVADRVPDVERIAVLRANALGDFVFVLPALDALRAAYPEAELVLLGAPWHAELLRDRPGPVDRVLVVPPAPGIRDPVRGEPASEPARFLAAARAERFDLALQLHGGGGNSNPLVNGLGARLTAGLRAEDAPPLDRWIRYVYYQNEVLRYLEVVGLVGAPATTVVPRFPVTDADRAEARRVLGDPDRPRVALHPGATDTRRRWPAGRFAEVARELVADGYEVLVTGTPAEQELVDRVVAAAKVPVRPQVGTLDLGALAACYAGCALVISNDTGPLHLAAAVGAATIGVYWVGNLINSGHLLRGRHRPIMSWTVHCPVCGVDCTRGVYPARPGDGECPHRDSFVTDVPTVEVVETARELLRAG
- a CDS encoding glycosyltransferase, with the translated sequence MNRPLDPGTPDAFRRERTLDVLIPTRNRPTELAVTLSGLAAQEGVPGFGVVVSDQSDGEPGWRHPAAATMVRALRHRGCPVLLTRRLPRRGLAEHRAYLLDRSTARYVLCLDDDVWLEPGTLRRLVTAIGELGCGFVGNAVHGLSYADDVRPETHRHYREWTGRPVPETVRPDTPEWQRASIHSAANLLHVTEQLDLPPGAWRAYRVSWIGGCVLYDRAALVAAGGFDFWRLLHERHQGEDVAAQLAVLARYGGAGIVPSGAYHLESPTTVTERDVEAWQVVVTRL
- the rfaE2 gene encoding D-glycero-beta-D-manno-heptose 1-phosphate adenylyltransferase, encoding MAGAAAEQRRLATVVESWRARPVLVIGDAMLDEWRFADSDRLCREAPAPVLTLRRRISAAGGAANTAVNLAALGGLAALVAPVGADVAGDELHDCLDRAGVWDRTVNQPGRHTPVKRRMLAGNQILLREDSGEPDDVLTDDGVARLITAVECAIEELRAASGGSVPTLVVCDYGLGALSAPIRAWLVANRHRFATVALDAHDLADWRGLAPTVVTPSFAEATRLLARANAAAAHPAGAADVALHPDPPDGPSELVVGTAPGAARTARGGERTHADVPPATGPTGEPTPGEERMSLTGDGLSITGTGVTIAATDGPRTANGGGPHRAAGPNGPSAPDDAEQTSTDRVLLAQARLAELREHTGADVVAVTLDTEGAVVGGAEGESRRSRATPVPASHAVGAGDAYLAAMTLALAAEAPLPTAAQLAQLAATITVSDTGTCVCRRQDLLAALGVDAAGAGRTVVVTPDDLAAIVAEHRDAGRSVVFTNGCFDVLHPGHVRYLQQAAELGDLLIVAVNSDDSVRRLKGPDRPVNPVEDRSALLAALSCVDHVVVFEEDSPAVLIETVRPDVYVKGGDYPPEMVPEAPLVRRLGGQVRTLGYVPDRSTSAIIERIRAQQVSTGEPAPNGNGDREPYPNGNGDREPYPNGNGDRGTLTGRTP
- a CDS encoding type 1 glutamine amidotransferase domain-containing protein — translated: MAGRVLEGKRVAFLATDGVEEVEYVQPREAVEKAGARTELVSLKAGKVTAFNHLDPSTSYDVDVPVAQADAGAYDALVLPGGVANPDFLRTDPDAVRFVRSFQEQGKPIGVICHGPWTLIEADVVRGRRMTSWPSLRTDLTNAGADWVDEECVVDGNLVSSRKPDDLPAFCAAIVERFAR